The sequence below is a genomic window from Theobroma cacao cultivar B97-61/B2 chromosome 6, Criollo_cocoa_genome_V2, whole genome shotgun sequence.
aagGTCCCCTAGGATCAAGTGCACTAGGACAAAAGCTAGTTTTGAGTTATGCTTTGTGATTTTGCATGTTGTTTAATTTGAACGTACCATATTTGGAGGGATGGTGCATTCTTTGTCTGAGATTGCTGTTGAAGTCAAAAAGTGAATACTTGAACCCCTTCAATCGTTTTTCTAAGTCAAAGAGGAGCTTGGAAAGGGCTTTGTTGTGTAAGTTTGCAAGTGATGTTACTTCCTCCAAGCAGCTGCCATTGTTTTCAGACTTGATTATCCTCATTCCCGGAACGCAACCCAAATCCGGCAAGTTGATGAAGGCAAATTTTCGACCGCCTCTTGTATATATTTCCTGCCAAAATTAACACAAAAACATATATAGCATTTAATTACGACACAAGCTTTTACCACATTTTGTCCCACGAAGACAGAACAGGCAGATTCATACCCTAAAAAGCTAAAGAACTTTAAGCTTCCAATTTAGACAATATCTACCCTTccatttttaataattgagaCAAGAAGAATTACTTACTTTAATGGTTGTTGTAAGGTTGCCGATTACCATCCCAACATATGTGGAGTCAAGGTAGTTGTTTAAGATAGTGGAATTGGTCAAGAAAGGGCTCATGTAATCATTGCTCCCAATGCTAAACAAGTAGACGGCTCTTGATATGGTCATCTTCgcttcatcatttcctaattTCTGCCTCAACCAACTCTCTACCTTGTTGTAGTAGCTTAGCTGTGTTTTGAGATCGATCACCTGAAAAGGGATAATTAATTGATCAGTAACCATTACACAAAAGTGGAGCTAGTATTCAACCCTGCTATCAAAATCTCCACAAAAATCGTGGTTGTACGTTTGAGACATCATTCGTTCTCTCTGgtctctttatatatatatccatgtTGACCTTAGGTTTCATGTACAAATTTCTTCTGATGTTTTGGTGAAGATGGGACAGGATACCAATAAGTTCATTTGGGCCTCACTTGATGTTTGACATATCAAAGGATACATTAGTGGACCCAAAACATTAGGTGCATCCAGccaaattaaagtaaaatttatctcaaaatttcactttgGCCACAAGGTTTTGGTCTGGATCGTCAGGACTATCTCCTGTTTCAAAACATTCACACCATAAAAGTCTTTTCTCCTAATCCTTCCccctttttaaaatttttctctctgtttctttttatCCTTCTATGCTAAGTTGTTGAAgataatgaaatgaatatttgttCCAGTGACTTAATAGCATTTTGAGTCAAGCATTGGATAAATATATGCAAACTGCCTATATACAGAGCAGGCAAAGAAAAACCACAATTAAGAAGGTGTTTAACAGAAGAAAAACATTCCTAAATGTGAGAGTGCTGTAGACAATTTCATTCCAGTAATGTATAAATATTCCGGAATGTAtataaagaatgaagaaatgggaaggaAGAAGATAATACATACGAATCCTTGAAATGTCTCAGCTAGAGCACCTGCTCCAGCagatgcaaaatttacccCAAGGTAATATTGTCGAAACCCCGGTTGCAGAAATGGCGGGATCAATGGCAAGTTTGCATGTTTAGctacaaaatagaaaaagcacaaataaaaaatgtatacAAAGGTGAGACAAGAAGAAGATGTTAGGCAGAGAGAATATTTGTTGGTTAACCAAATTTGAACTTTGTACAAACAGTAAAAGCCACAAGAGAAGATTTTGCAAATCTCACCAATAAAGTCTGATACCAAACGCCCATCAGAAAACCTTCCGGTGGGAAACTTGAAATAAGTTTCTCCATAAGGCCAGAAATTTGCTTGGTCGAGAGTTGAGGTGTTGACATAGTTGTTGTTGCCAACATCCAGAAATGAATCACCAAAGAGGAAGAAGGCCACCGCAGCCCTGGCATGCTTCTCTGGCAGCTGGGATTTCCCTCTGCAACGTGTTGCGGTGAGTGCTATATGAAGGAAGAgaataaagaagagaaagcttAGTCTAGCCATgataaaattcttctttaggGCTTCATTAATCTCACAGTTGCTGCCAAAATATATTGACTTTGTCTCTGTTTGATGTGAAAAGGACTAAACTATATATGTACCTGCTAGCAAGATGAGACCATATATAGTTTTTCAAATGCAATGCGAACTAAGTTTTCCTCATTGCATTTAAACAGTGACTCGGAGATGATTAGTATATATGGACAAATTTTATAGTTAAGTTTGACccaagaggaaaagaaaagattctAACAGCATATTTTTTGGTGAATTAATTTGGCTTTTCTGTTGTTTTTCTATAgtttaattacttaatttgCCAACATTTTCCACAGAAATGCAACatagtttaatttattacGCATGGGCCAAGACAGAATGAATCAGGGATCaggaaaataaaacattaaaaaatgcaaCTCAGCAATAAAAAGGAGACAGACTGCAAAGTTCCATGTGGCCAAAATTTTACAAACTAAAAACTCACATTAACCCGGCTGTTTTCTTCTGTTATAATCTGAACTGAACACGTGCCTCCTTTATGACTTACTCCTaggtgaaagaaagaaaaatgtgttttacaaataattatatGGCCGCATCAATATTTGACTAAgctaacataaaattaaatatatacaacagtatttagtattttgattaaattaaatattcaagtCGGCCGATTTTGCGTTGtttaattaagacaaagtCTATGGTTCcccctttctttttaattttcgtGGCAGTTGTGGCCATGATATGAAGGAGACATAAGGTAAGGGTGtttgaatataaataataataagagaTTTTGAGAAGGAAGCCAGGTAGGGAGGAAGATTGTTGAGAAACTTTTTGTCTAATGTCAAACGAATCCGTGATTGGGGAAGCACACATGACACATCCATCCAGCATTTGTATGAAGCACGTGTACGAAAGTTCAAAAAggcagaaagaaaaagaattcaatAGTTACGAATTTAGGAGgtgggtatttttttttcccttgggGATCGATTGTTGTTATTTAAGTTCAAAGCTATGAAGGTCAGCCTCCACCGCCtacatattattattattactaaaGTGTTGAGGTTTATGCAACAAggttaatttatatatatatataatataattgaaTTTCCATGAAAATGTAAACTGGATTGTCTTGAATTTTGgatcaattgattttcactAATTTGTTTCTCTGGAAAATGGACCCTTGCATGCATCTTAATTAAAGCTCCTTAATTACTCTCATTAATATTTCATCACAACTGCTGATCATTTCGGTATCCTTTTTGTATAAATTTTCGCATGTTGCATGCCTTGCTTAATCAAAGTATAAGTGAGGCCTTCAAGAGCATTTCAAAGACAcgtcaagaaatattttaacatGAGATTTCTATGAATGAATCACTAGTGAAAAATCCATTGCTTTTCACAGTACTTGCCACCAGCCCGTcattctctttattttctctaaaataCATCTATGTAGTTAAATCATCGTATGACAAGTTACTATGGTCCATTGGTGGTAAGTACGTATGTgatgaaattcaagtttaTCTCCGAAGGTAATTATGGCTTAATTACTTGGTGATCATATTTAAACTTCACGGCCCAAGGCCTAGATTGGAATATTTTTACTTATGATGATGGCAAAGGCTAGCTAGACTACACGTCTAATTTGActtatgtgtgtgtgtgtctaACTCTATATACCCTTCCTATATCGGCTTCCTAACAGATAGACATGAGGTTCATCACCTTTCtataatctttttctttagagccgaaagaaaaaggtaagattttgaTTGTGTATAGAGAAAATTTGCAACGGGGCAATCCCTTATTAAGAGGCCATCACAGTCCTCATAGATGTCAATGAAAGAATATCGAAAAAGGCGAATGTATGGGTGTGAAATATAACCCAGATATTGTCCAAGTCAAGAAAGAAATATGTCAATAAATATGAACAGTTGAAACGTCAAATTAAGCTCGCAGGAAGAAATTCGATCTATGCGTTTAAGCTGTTGAATCTACAACATCTCTAGTAGAAGATGAAACTCGTGCTTGGTTCTTTGAGCTTTGAACTTGACTTTTTTTGCATGCAAAACATAGAAATAGAGTATATGAGTAGGCCTGGGCTAAAGACGAGCTAGAGTGGAGTTAAGGTGGCCATATCAGTCCATTCAAATGGACAATGATCAAAGGAGGTGCGGGGTCCTTCCCTtgcttatgaaaaataaacaagCTGAGGACAAATGCactaaagaaaagagaatacAATAATAGTATTTTGATTAGCTCTTTCATCGTTTCGATTAATTTCCGGATCTATATATTAACATAATTGTCAAATATTGGAAATTAAGATAGATGATGACCTCTTAGCAAAAAGTGGAAGATCACTTGAGACTCTAGTTTCTGTTGCAATGAATGACGTTGGGCGTCTCCACAAAGAAGCCAGCTGGAGTAGAGACGAGTTGCCAAACATGGAAAGCTGTGTTTTGGGGGATTTTAATGCTGGATATATTTGCTGACCAGTGGCAATTATCTGTAATAACTTTACTCTCCACAACTGTAACTGGTGGAACACGTTATTTTTTCAGTTATGATGCAGGTTGCTGATTGTGAATTTCTTGCTGGATTTGTAAGTGAAAATGGTGGATCAGACCTTAGTCATACATGATCTTTGAAATACATAGTAACTAGTAATTTACCCATGGTTCGCTGCaggattttttttcaaaaaaaaaaattggaaattataATGAAAAGACATCATGGCTGGCTGATAATCATATCATGCTATTGATGTAAAAACTGTAAGATGAATTGAATCCtatgatttcttttttgataaGATTGAGAATCAAATGCCTCCATGTCTTGATTTAGGAGGGCCAGGTGACAGGATTCCTTATATAAGCCATTAGCAAGGATCTTAATCTTCCTTAAGGAAGAAGAGACCGTCAGGCTATTTAGCCATTAGCAAATCACATCAACAAGAATCTTGTAGCTTCAGAAAAGGCAAACTTTCTTATCAAGAAAATCTCCGGTTTTTTTAGATGTAGATAGCCAATGCACATTGCTTCAGGAAGGATTTGGAATCATTTGAAAAGGATGCCTGCAGCAAAGTCAAGTAATTTACAAATGAATCAAAGAagacatatttatatatataagcgTGCATGATGATTTCTACTTAGGGGAAATTATGAGATGTGAAATGACACTTACAAAGAGATTTTTAGCTGCTTTGTTGCTGTAAGCTTCATTTAGGAATGCCAATTGGCTATACTCGAAACTTATGTCACAATCCAGGGCAACCTGCAAGACATAAAAATTATGAAGTATAAAAAAGAAGGTATGACATTTTGGGACTTGGGAAAACTACTTAGGTATAAAATGAATGTATTAAACTTAAGAAATAGATACATGACCATGAAACCAAAGGTTTATGGGCTTAAAGTAAGGCATCTGCAATTTCTCAAAGTCCTAAAGTCATCTGTTTACGCTCTCATGATAGTTTGGGAGCTGTAATATATCAACTTCCAAATTCCAAAAGAACTATGCTTTTCTTTTCAGTGGTCAAAAACAACTATATGCGTCTGCCAATTGAAATACGGCAAGCACTAATTATTGCAAAACCTAAATAATCTGTTATGAATCCCTttatgggaaaaaaaattgattcatAAATTGAGGTTTATGTCATTTTGATGCTTTGAACTTGAAAGCTTTGAGAAGCAAGCAATTCAGAATGTAAATCTTTATCAAGgtgaaaggaaagaaagagtaCACATACAAACCTTGATTTTTGGCAGGGTTAAGTGTAGAATATGGAGGTTTACTTTAATATCGCCTAATAGTTTCATTGGAATAATGTTCTGCCCCTGCTGATCTTGCAACCAACCTCCACCCATAACCTGGCTAACATTCACACAAGAAACCAAAACCCTTGTTCTCAAACTTACATTGTTACTATGAGCAGGTTGATAGAACCTGGGAACTCGAATAGCTGCTATTGGAAGTCCTTCCAAATAAAGTTGAAACCTCGAAGGGCTGTAGCTTAGGCCAATTTTGTTAGGATTGCTAGCATTTAAGATCAAAGATGCAACAGA
It includes:
- the LOC18596295 gene encoding GDSL esterase/lipase 5 — protein: MARLSFLFFILFLHIALTATRCRGKSQLPEKHARAAVAFFLFGDSFLDVGNNNYVNTSTLDQANFWPYGETYFKFPTGRFSDGRLVSDFIAKHANLPLIPPFLQPGFRQYYLGVNFASAGAGALAETFQGFVIDLKTQLSYYNKVESWLRQKLGNDEAKMTISRAVYLFSIGSNDYMSPFLTNSTILNNYLDSTYVGMVIGNLTTTIKEIYTRGGRKFAFINLPDLGCVPGMRIIKSENNGSCLEEVTSLANLHNKALSKLLFDLEKRLKGFKYSLFDFNSNLRQRMHHPSKYGFKEGEAACCGTGQYRGVFSCGGQRRVKEFQLCKDPNDYVFWDSFHLTEKIYKQLADQMWSGTSNSRDVGPYNLRKLFRIN
- the LOC18596296 gene encoding uncharacterized protein LOC18596296; amino-acid sequence: MNAAMPDLACLCFQQQSKQKRFLRRCCFFLSVNLLVIVATVGVGGLTVVFVLKPQKPVFSIQTIRLDAYKLNVYSNSTLFVSSVASLILNASNPNKIGLSYSPSRFQLYLEGLPIAAIRVPRFYQPAHSNNVSLRTRVLVSCVNVSQVMGGGWLQDQQGQNIIPMKLLGDIKVNLHILHLTLPKIKVALDCDISFEYSQLAFLNEAYSNKAAKNLFASFSNDSKSFLKQCALAIYI